A window of Longispora fulva contains these coding sequences:
- a CDS encoding SRPBCC family protein: MMIAQATVSSPAAPSAFFARWADMATWPEWNTDTDWVRLDGPFVPGATGVLKPKGGPKVKFVVTTLTDREFTDVSLLLGARLTFRHLVETSDGTTRVTVAVTLTGPLARLWNLVLGKDIKAGIQADLDRLAAVAEAATGAGIRGSA, from the coding sequence ATGATGATCGCGCAGGCAACAGTCAGCTCCCCGGCCGCCCCGTCGGCCTTCTTCGCCCGGTGGGCGGACATGGCCACCTGGCCGGAGTGGAACACCGACACCGACTGGGTCCGGCTCGACGGCCCGTTCGTCCCGGGCGCCACCGGCGTCCTCAAGCCCAAGGGCGGCCCGAAGGTGAAGTTCGTCGTCACCACGCTCACCGACCGGGAGTTCACGGACGTCTCCCTGCTGCTCGGCGCCCGGTTGACGTTCCGGCACCTGGTGGAGACCTCCGACGGCACGACCCGGGTCACGGTCGCCGTCACCCTGACCGGTCCCTTGGCGCGGCTGTGGAACCTGGTGCTCGGCAAGGACATCAAGGCCGGCATCCAGGCGGACCTCGACCGGTTGGCGGCGGTGGCCGAGGCCGCGACCGGGGCCGGGATCCGGGGGTCGGCGTGA
- a CDS encoding EVE domain-containing protein, translating into MRAWLGVVSRDHVRRGTALGIAQLGHGKRPPLARLSPGDWLVYYSPRTSMRGGEPLQAFTAIGEISDEEIWQADEGDFQPWRRRVGYLPDVTETPVRDLEGLDLTADPNWGYALRRGLLELTGSDFRAIRSAMAGPA; encoded by the coding sequence GTGAGGGCCTGGCTGGGCGTCGTCAGCCGCGACCACGTCCGCCGGGGCACGGCGCTCGGCATCGCCCAGCTCGGCCACGGCAAGCGCCCCCCGCTCGCCCGGCTCAGCCCCGGCGACTGGCTCGTCTACTACTCGCCCCGCACCAGCATGCGCGGCGGCGAACCGCTCCAGGCCTTCACCGCGATCGGTGAGATCTCCGATGAGGAGATCTGGCAGGCCGACGAGGGGGACTTCCAGCCCTGGCGCCGCCGGGTCGGCTACCTGCCCGACGTGACGGAGACCCCGGTCCGCGACCTGGAGGGCCTCGACCTGACGGCCGACCCGAACTGGGGGTACGCGCTGCGCCGCGGCCTGCTCGAACTCACCGGGTCGGACTTCCGGGCCATCCGGTCGGCGATGGCCGGCCCGGCGTGA
- a CDS encoding transglutaminase domain-containing protein, which produces MSQPPLDDLRRQARDLVRAEAWSAFLALEGRLRGDTEFWWTLWAPACAVAARLVGRPDARQLLDEAVAAGFNQPEILEPTLSTAFGADPDWDRVLAAMAANVPPPALELLAWPTITPTAPLVLFRLPAAREDELRARLPVRDGGAWRMARDLLRWVTTMWVHDNVHIDGYDGIEVLDRVAAGERFACREYTLLLTEALNAAGLPARQVTVRTATAHTGVGGGHVVSEAWVDELGRWVLLDGRNGLYWVDADGAPLGLRELHLRHAAGGPRPGAVFLGKPLPDADLDMWWTFYGEVWITGATWSTRPVAPLLEGAFVDMPPLLRSVDDAYMDLSEVAVSIEARDGGPALRVHTRHPYATGFRVGDAEVPLGGAWPLPRGAAGEYTVELSVVTPFGPSPGRPLTYRLR; this is translated from the coding sequence ATGTCCCAGCCCCCTCTGGACGACCTCCGACGGCAGGCCCGGGACCTGGTCCGCGCCGAGGCGTGGTCGGCGTTCCTCGCCCTCGAGGGCCGGTTGCGCGGCGACACGGAATTCTGGTGGACACTGTGGGCACCGGCCTGCGCCGTCGCCGCCCGGCTCGTCGGCCGGCCCGACGCCCGCCAACTCCTCGACGAGGCGGTCGCCGCCGGCTTCAACCAGCCGGAGATCCTGGAGCCGACCCTGTCGACGGCGTTCGGCGCCGACCCCGACTGGGACCGGGTGCTCGCCGCGATGGCCGCCAACGTGCCGCCCCCGGCGCTGGAGCTGCTCGCCTGGCCGACGATCACCCCGACCGCCCCGCTGGTGCTGTTCCGGCTGCCCGCCGCGCGGGAGGACGAGCTGCGCGCCCGTCTCCCGGTCCGCGACGGCGGCGCGTGGCGGATGGCCCGTGACCTGCTGCGCTGGGTGACGACGATGTGGGTGCACGACAACGTGCACATCGACGGGTACGACGGGATCGAGGTCCTCGACCGGGTCGCCGCCGGGGAGCGGTTCGCGTGCCGGGAGTACACCCTGCTGCTCACCGAGGCGCTGAACGCCGCCGGCCTGCCCGCCCGGCAGGTCACCGTGCGCACCGCCACGGCGCACACCGGGGTGGGCGGCGGGCACGTGGTCTCCGAGGCGTGGGTCGACGAGCTCGGCCGCTGGGTGCTGCTCGACGGCCGCAACGGCCTGTACTGGGTGGACGCGGACGGTGCCCCGCTGGGCCTGCGGGAGCTGCACCTGCGGCACGCGGCCGGTGGACCCCGGCCCGGCGCGGTCTTCCTGGGGAAGCCGTTGCCCGACGCGGACCTGGACATGTGGTGGACGTTCTACGGCGAGGTGTGGATCACCGGCGCCACCTGGAGCACCCGGCCCGTCGCGCCACTGCTGGAGGGCGCCTTCGTGGACATGCCCCCGCTGCTGCGGTCCGTGGACGACGCCTACATGGACCTGTCGGAGGTCGCCGTCAGCATCGAGGCCCGCGACGGCGGGCCGGCCCTGCGGGTGCACACCCGGCACCCCTACGCGACCGGGTTCCGGGTCGGCGACGCGGAGGTGCCGCTGGGCGGGGCCTGGCCGCTGCCGCGCGGGGCCGCGGGGGAGTACACGGTGGAACTGTCGGTCGTCACGCCCTTCGGCCCGTCGCCCGGCCGGCCTCTCACCTACCGGTTGCGCTGA
- a CDS encoding RNA polymerase sigma factor yields MRPALEALAARAGLVGDGPVQRDREAACVELVALVRAGGPDAADAFGAVCASQTNRLHAYFQAKGVPPHDAEDLTADLLLRVLRAHANRALTLEHGYRSFFEYVFTSADHDAARYARRRTAAVPTDPALLPERGSTPDLAALDGSQELVDWLAQATSDRPRDLVFIRLASSGALSRAEIAATVDVRPHRYSNALHAAVRRVHGRFLDLYLARCRGVPSADRPCAGLVRALSDRFDVTDPAGFAPVRGLVRAHRATCAECTAFDSRVRARGVTREFLAVPLVAASVALLDRVRAQQVTLTGIATPAPGAAEPPTGADRTSPSTSAEVSLQVELSAPVPADVPVPPDVPVADPVGPSGGGPSVAGPGGGWRRWLAVGGAGGAAVSTAIVILTLLPPPDGDHPSADPTPPGPSRPPATAPPGRSTGPTPGTGPGGDPSGSAGATPGPGDPGPPVSTAAPRWAMAYMDRASTSEAPIGSEVPLGAGTQWRTSQSATSTRPVTVLHTGTGAYTVRLPDLADDGGVAHTTAYRTEYRGRSCLVRGYRAAGPDELVDVRCFDQNGAAVDWWFTVFFGAPSAGQAPQATIRYDGGTATGYNSAGGRNEVVRDGPGRYRAVLPGAPFAADHGFTDVTAWATDAAVRCQPQGGRPVGGALEVTVACYRIGASASPQPVDAPWLLTHVAGSGLQHQEPAAYLASAGDPANPVINSGHSYVSDGGTPSLTRVGLGQYQVTYPSLGRAGGTAQVTATGPDGGYCLLVTVNASSAPQLHVVVHCYTPAGVPGDTRFAFAYLRAP; encoded by the coding sequence GTGAGGCCCGCGTTGGAGGCCCTGGCCGCGCGGGCCGGGCTGGTCGGCGACGGCCCGGTCCAGCGTGACCGGGAGGCTGCCTGCGTCGAACTCGTCGCCCTGGTCCGGGCGGGCGGCCCGGACGCCGCCGACGCGTTCGGCGCGGTGTGCGCCTCCCAGACGAACCGGCTCCACGCGTACTTCCAGGCGAAGGGGGTGCCGCCGCACGACGCGGAGGACCTGACGGCCGACCTGCTCCTGCGGGTACTCCGCGCGCACGCGAACCGGGCCCTGACCCTCGAACACGGCTACCGTTCGTTCTTCGAGTACGTGTTCACGTCCGCCGACCACGACGCCGCCCGGTACGCGCGCCGTCGGACCGCCGCGGTGCCCACCGATCCGGCGCTGCTGCCGGAGCGCGGGTCCACGCCGGACCTGGCGGCGCTCGACGGGAGCCAGGAGCTGGTGGACTGGTTGGCCCAGGCCACGTCCGACCGGCCCCGGGACCTGGTGTTCATCCGGTTGGCGTCGAGCGGCGCGCTGAGCCGCGCGGAGATCGCGGCCACGGTCGACGTGCGGCCGCACCGGTACAGCAACGCGCTGCACGCCGCGGTCCGGCGGGTGCACGGGCGGTTCCTGGACCTGTACCTGGCGCGGTGCCGCGGCGTGCCGTCCGCCGATCGGCCGTGCGCCGGACTGGTGAGGGCGCTGTCGGACAGGTTCGACGTGACCGACCCCGCCGGGTTCGCGCCGGTCCGGGGTCTGGTCCGGGCGCACCGGGCGACCTGCGCGGAGTGCACGGCGTTCGACAGTCGCGTCCGGGCGCGCGGGGTGACGCGGGAGTTTCTGGCGGTTCCCCTGGTGGCGGCCTCCGTGGCGCTGCTGGACCGGGTCCGTGCCCAGCAGGTGACGCTGACCGGCATCGCGACTCCTGCGCCGGGTGCGGCGGAACCCCCGACCGGGGCGGATCGGACGTCGCCGTCGACGTCGGCGGAGGTGTCGCTGCAGGTGGAGCTGTCCGCACCGGTCCCGGCCGATGTGCCGGTCCCGCCGGATGTGCCGGTGGCGGACCCGGTCGGGCCGTCCGGCGGCGGTCCCTCCGTCGCGGGGCCGGGGGGCGGGTGGCGGCGGTGGCTCGCCGTCGGTGGGGCCGGCGGGGCGGCCGTGTCCACCGCCATCGTGATCCTGACCCTGCTGCCGCCTCCGGACGGCGACCACCCGTCCGCCGACCCGACCCCGCCCGGACCGTCGAGGCCGCCCGCCACCGCGCCGCCCGGGCGGAGCACCGGTCCGACACCGGGTACCGGTCCGGGCGGCGATCCCTCCGGGTCGGCCGGGGCCACGCCGGGACCGGGCGACCCGGGCCCGCCGGTCTCGACGGCCGCACCGCGCTGGGCGATGGCGTACATGGACCGCGCGTCGACCAGCGAGGCCCCGATCGGCTCCGAGGTGCCGCTCGGGGCTGGCACCCAGTGGCGGACCAGCCAGTCGGCGACGTCGACCCGGCCGGTCACGGTGCTGCACACGGGCACCGGCGCGTACACGGTGCGGCTGCCGGATCTGGCCGACGACGGGGGCGTCGCGCACACCACGGCGTACCGCACCGAGTACCGGGGGCGCAGCTGCCTGGTCCGGGGCTACCGGGCGGCCGGCCCGGACGAGCTGGTGGACGTGCGGTGCTTCGACCAGAACGGGGCGGCCGTCGACTGGTGGTTCACCGTGTTCTTCGGCGCGCCGTCCGCCGGCCAGGCCCCGCAGGCGACGATCCGCTACGACGGCGGCACGGCGACCGGCTACAACTCCGCAGGGGGGCGCAACGAGGTCGTCCGCGACGGCCCGGGCCGGTACCGCGCGGTGCTGCCCGGCGCCCCGTTCGCCGCCGACCACGGGTTCACCGACGTGACCGCCTGGGCGACCGACGCGGCGGTGCGCTGTCAGCCGCAGGGCGGCCGGCCGGTCGGCGGGGCCCTGGAGGTGACGGTCGCGTGCTACCGGATCGGGGCGTCGGCCTCGCCGCAGCCGGTGGACGCGCCGTGGCTGCTGACTCACGTCGCCGGGTCCGGGCTGCAGCATCAGGAGCCGGCGGCGTACCTGGCCAGCGCCGGGGACCCGGCGAATCCGGTGATCAACAGTGGACACTCCTACGTCAGCGACGGGGGGACGCCGTCCCTGACCCGGGTCGGGCTCGGGCAGTACCAGGTCACGTACCCGTCGCTGGGGAGGGCCGGGGGCACGGCGCAGGTCACGGCGACCGGTCCCGACGGCGGGTACTGCCTGCTGGTCACCGTCAACGCCAGCTCCGCGCCCCAGCTGCACGTGGTGGTGCACTGCTACACCCCGGCCGGGGTGCCGGGCGACACCCGGTTCGCCTTCGCCTATCTGCGCGCGCCGTAG
- a CDS encoding MarR family winged helix-turn-helix transcriptional regulator: MTAGGRRLATGFTEATDSPGLLLWQVTQRWQAAQRAALRPFGLTHVQFVLLASLTWLATDGVVTQKNLADHAATDQMMTSQVLRALEAMGLVHRLPHPTDRRARALAVTPEGEALANRAVVAVEACDAAFFAALGDGVREFAGALRALRNAAG; this comes from the coding sequence GTGACGGCCGGCGGTCGGCGGCTGGCCACCGGTTTCACCGAGGCCACCGACAGCCCCGGCCTGCTGCTGTGGCAGGTCACCCAGCGCTGGCAGGCGGCGCAGCGCGCGGCGTTGCGGCCGTTCGGGCTGACCCACGTCCAGTTCGTGCTGCTGGCGTCGCTGACCTGGCTCGCGACCGACGGCGTCGTCACCCAGAAGAACCTGGCCGACCACGCCGCGACGGACCAGATGATGACCTCCCAGGTGTTGCGCGCCCTGGAGGCCATGGGCCTGGTCCACCGGCTGCCGCACCCGACGGACCGCCGGGCCCGCGCCCTGGCCGTGACCCCGGAGGGCGAGGCCCTGGCGAACCGCGCGGTGGTCGCCGTCGAGGCGTGCGACGCGGCGTTCTTCGCGGCCCTCGGCGACGGCGTGCGGGAGTTCGCCGGGGCGCTGCGGGCACTGCGGAACGCGGCGGGCTGA